Proteins encoded together in one Gemmatimonadetes bacterium T265 window:
- a CDS encoding branched chain amino acid aminotransferase, with amino-acid sequence MSDRTNGRTTVIWRDGQLIPWDEATLHVMSHVVHYGSSVFEGVRCYETPAGPAVFRLREHMRRLLDSCKIYRMPMRWSLDDLVQATLDTVAANELRACYLRPVVVRAGEQMGVLGIDVPVETFVIAWHWGAYLGHTALTDGVDVCVSSWRRPAPGTLPALAKAAGNYLNSQLSKMEARADGYAEGIVLDNFGYVSEGSGENLFVIRDGVLWTSGLDSAILEGVTRDSVVTIARDMGLEVRTGRLPRELLLLADEMFFTGTAAELTPIRSVDRQPVGEGKPGPITRAVQDRYMGIVTGRYPDAHGWLTPVPVRETADV; translated from the coding sequence GTGTCCGACCGCACCAACGGCCGCACCACCGTCATCTGGCGCGACGGCCAGCTCATCCCGTGGGACGAGGCGACGCTCCACGTCATGAGCCACGTCGTCCACTACGGCTCGAGCGTGTTCGAAGGCGTCCGCTGCTACGAAACGCCCGCAGGCCCCGCGGTCTTTCGCCTGCGCGAGCACATGCGCCGCCTGCTCGACTCGTGCAAGATCTACCGCATGCCGATGCGCTGGTCGCTCGACGACCTCGTGCAGGCCACGCTCGATACGGTTGCCGCGAATGAGCTCCGCGCCTGCTACCTGCGCCCGGTCGTCGTCCGCGCCGGCGAACAGATGGGCGTGCTCGGCATCGACGTGCCGGTCGAGACGTTCGTCATCGCCTGGCACTGGGGCGCCTATCTGGGCCACACCGCCCTGACCGACGGCGTCGACGTCTGCGTGTCGAGCTGGCGCCGCCCTGCCCCCGGCACCCTCCCCGCGCTCGCCAAGGCCGCCGGCAACTACCTCAACTCGCAGCTCTCCAAGATGGAGGCGCGCGCCGACGGCTACGCGGAGGGCATCGTCCTCGACAACTTCGGCTACGTGAGCGAGGGGAGCGGCGAGAACCTCTTCGTCATCCGCGACGGCGTGCTCTGGACCTCGGGGCTCGATTCGGCCATCCTCGAAGGCGTGACGCGCGATTCGGTGGTCACGATCGCGCGCGACATGGGCCTCGAAGTCCGCACGGGCCGCCTGCCGCGCGAGCTGCTGCTCCTCGCCGACGAGATGTTCTTCACCGGCACCGCCGCCGAACTGACACCCATCCGCTCCGTCGACCGCCAGCCCGTTGGGGAGGGGAAGCCCGGCCCGATCACGCGGGCCGTCCAGGACCGCTACATGGGAATCGTGACCGGCCGCTACCCGGACGCGCACGGGTGGCTCACCCCCGTCCCCGTGCGCGAGACGGCCGACGTGTGA
- a CDS encoding HNH endonuclease — protein sequence MKGPACLALNASYEPLTVTPMRRAVRLVLEGKAEIVEQDGADVRAGLLSMPRPAVIRLKKFVHVPRKFRRQVTNVFLFSRDRRTCQYCGRPEAELRPREFLTRDHVTPLSRGGANTWENCVTACSTCNTRKGSRTTVEAHMPLLSTPTEPHLVYLVWAVRRLTPLQRQYIVQFFGDEVAALLE from the coding sequence ATGAAGGGCCCTGCCTGCTTAGCGCTCAACGCGTCCTACGAGCCCCTCACCGTCACGCCGATGCGCCGCGCCGTGCGCCTCGTGCTCGAGGGGAAGGCCGAGATCGTCGAGCAGGACGGCGCGGACGTGCGCGCCGGGCTCCTCTCGATGCCGCGCCCCGCGGTGATCCGCCTCAAAAAGTTCGTTCACGTGCCGCGCAAGTTCCGCCGGCAGGTGACCAACGTCTTCCTCTTCTCGCGCGACCGGCGCACCTGCCAGTACTGCGGCCGCCCCGAGGCCGAATTGCGCCCGCGCGAGTTCCTCACCCGCGACCACGTGACCCCGCTCTCCCGCGGCGGCGCCAACACGTGGGAGAACTGCGTCACCGCCTGCAGCACGTGCAACACCCGCAAGGGTAGCCGCACGACGGTCGAGGCGCACATGCCCCTCCTCTCCACCCCCACCGAGCCGCACCTCGTCTACCTCGTGTGGGCCGTCAGGCGACTGACGCCGCTACAACGGCAGTACATCGTCCAGTTCTTCGGCGACGAGGTCGCGGCGCTGCTCGAGTAG